A region of Kribbella sp. NBC_01245 DNA encodes the following proteins:
- a CDS encoding LacI family DNA-binding transcriptional regulator, whose translation MSETFPRRPETARPTMVDVAKRAGVGLGTVSRVVNGGSGVREHTASRVRAAIDELGFQRNEVARALRPGKTSTSLALVLGDLTNPFYATIAKAALEVAGQAGYAVVLGSVDEDPEGERRAIQELIGRRVAGLMIVPDQGDHSFLAGPAGAGVPVVFVDRPAHGIEADVVMVDNEAGGRIATEHLLNQGHRRVAILLAPSYYTVGRRLRGYRRAFRLADQTVDESLVITLPEGSQEAAEKATRELMHRAEPPTAIFASTNFLTEGVLRALGETDSQAAVVGFDDFRLADMLPTPVTVVASDIGELGRVAARLLLERADGSAKPPQRIVLPCTLIPRGSGERPPPTSS comes from the coding sequence GTGTCCGAAACGTTTCCAAGGCGGCCCGAGACCGCACGCCCGACGATGGTCGATGTGGCCAAGCGGGCCGGCGTCGGCCTCGGCACCGTGTCGCGCGTCGTCAATGGCGGGTCCGGTGTCCGTGAGCACACGGCCAGCCGGGTCCGCGCCGCGATCGACGAGCTGGGGTTCCAGCGCAACGAGGTGGCCCGCGCTTTGCGGCCGGGTAAGACCTCGACGAGTCTCGCGCTGGTGCTCGGCGACCTGACCAACCCGTTCTACGCCACCATCGCGAAGGCCGCGCTGGAGGTGGCGGGCCAAGCCGGGTATGCCGTCGTACTCGGCAGTGTGGACGAGGATCCCGAGGGTGAGCGGCGGGCGATCCAGGAGCTGATCGGCCGGCGGGTGGCGGGCCTGATGATCGTGCCGGACCAGGGCGACCACTCGTTCCTGGCCGGGCCGGCGGGTGCGGGTGTGCCGGTGGTCTTCGTGGACCGGCCGGCGCACGGTATCGAGGCTGACGTGGTGATGGTCGACAACGAGGCCGGTGGCCGGATCGCGACGGAGCACCTGCTGAACCAGGGCCATCGCCGGGTCGCGATCCTGCTCGCGCCGTCGTACTACACGGTCGGCCGCCGGCTTCGCGGGTATCGCCGCGCCTTCCGCCTGGCCGATCAAACGGTCGACGAGAGTCTGGTCATCACCTTGCCGGAGGGTTCGCAAGAGGCCGCCGAGAAGGCCACTCGTGAGTTGATGCACCGGGCGGAACCTCCCACGGCGATCTTCGCGTCGACGAACTTCCTCACCGAAGGCGTGCTCAGGGCCCTCGGCGAGACCGATTCGCAGGCGGCCGTGGTCGGCTTCGACGACTTCCGGCTGGCCGACATGCTGCCGACCCCCGTCACGGTCGTTGCCTCCGACATCGGTGAGCTCGGCCGCGTCGCCGCCCGCCTCCTGCTCGAACGCGCCGACGGCTCCGCCAAACCACCCCAGCGCATCGTGCTGCCCTGCACCCTCATTCCCCGTGGCAGCGGCGAGCGTCCACCGCCTACTTCTTCGTGA
- a CDS encoding carbohydrate ABC transporter permease has product MTAARRPDTARPKGRLQARGAGSDTKAAYVFIGPAVIGFTVFVVYPLIRSFYLALTKYNGLSDPIFVGFDNFRRLFTVDPAFWPAMRATAYLVLLYVPLSLAIGLALAVFCNQKFRGVRIVRTMAYLPVVLPAVATITLWKFILNPQVGLMNTILEKLHLPTSQWLASPTMSMPSIVIVMLWGVGSTMIIFLAALQAVPTELYEAAKVDGAGPYSVFFRITMPMISPIMLLQVILQTTAALQTFNQPKILTDGGPGFSTNVLMLSIYKNGFSNLGRIPQLGYASAQVWVLFIVIIAVIALTAKFSSLWTYSDNSAD; this is encoded by the coding sequence GTGACCGCAGCAAGACGCCCAGACACAGCACGCCCAAAAGGCCGCCTTCAGGCCCGAGGCGCCGGATCGGATACCAAGGCAGCGTACGTCTTCATCGGCCCGGCCGTGATCGGCTTCACCGTCTTCGTGGTCTATCCCCTGATCCGCTCGTTCTACCTGGCGCTGACGAAGTACAACGGCCTGAGCGACCCGATCTTCGTCGGCTTCGACAACTTCCGCAGGCTCTTCACCGTCGATCCCGCCTTCTGGCCCGCGATGCGCGCGACCGCTTATCTCGTCCTGCTCTACGTCCCACTGTCACTGGCAATCGGCCTGGCACTCGCGGTCTTCTGCAACCAGAAGTTCCGCGGCGTGCGAATCGTACGGACGATGGCCTACCTCCCTGTCGTACTCCCGGCCGTCGCGACCATCACGCTGTGGAAGTTCATCCTGAACCCGCAAGTCGGCTTGATGAACACGATCCTGGAGAAGCTGCACCTGCCGACCAGCCAATGGCTCGCCAGTCCGACGATGTCGATGCCGTCGATCGTGATCGTGATGCTCTGGGGTGTTGGCAGCACGATGATCATCTTCCTGGCCGCGCTGCAGGCCGTACCGACCGAGTTGTACGAGGCGGCCAAGGTCGACGGCGCCGGGCCGTACTCGGTGTTCTTCCGGATCACCATGCCGATGATCAGCCCGATCATGTTGCTGCAGGTGATCCTGCAGACCACGGCCGCGCTGCAGACGTTCAACCAGCCCAAGATCCTCACCGACGGTGGGCCCGGCTTCAGCACCAACGTGCTGATGCTGTCGATCTACAAGAACGGCTTCTCCAACCTCGGCCGGATCCCCCAGCTCGGTTACGCCTCCGCGCAGGTGTGGGTGCTGTTCATCGTGATCATCGCCGTGATCGCCCTGACCGCGAAGTTCTCCTCCCTTTGGACCTACAGTGACAACTCTGCTGACTGA
- a CDS encoding carbohydrate ABC transporter permease has translation MTTLLTEERGSAEVAARAVGTKDRTKSLRTASWYATALFVCAVMVVPLLWMITIGLKSRSAVFEVPPRLFPNEFHFENFIKGPEAIRFPRLLLNSSIITALSVFGGVLTAMMAGYALARLRFPGRKIWFYLFVGSMLLPGVVGLIPLFQMYKSIGWYDTWLPLIVPAFFGGNPLFIFLARQYFLAIPYSIDEAAKIDGAGHFRIFTQVMLPLTKPAWITMSILAFQASWNDYLNPLVYLYSSEKWPLAVGMASFISPFAGQTPDWSYYMATNLLYMLPPLILFFAAQRYFIQGLGSLGSTTQK, from the coding sequence GTGACAACTCTGCTGACTGAAGAACGCGGCAGCGCCGAGGTCGCGGCCAGAGCCGTCGGCACCAAGGACCGGACCAAGTCGCTCCGGACCGCCTCCTGGTATGCGACCGCCTTGTTCGTGTGCGCGGTGATGGTGGTGCCGCTGCTGTGGATGATCACCATCGGCCTGAAGAGCCGCAGTGCCGTCTTCGAGGTGCCGCCGCGGCTGTTCCCGAATGAGTTCCACTTCGAGAACTTCATCAAAGGGCCCGAGGCGATCCGCTTCCCGCGACTGCTGCTGAACTCGTCCATCATCACCGCGCTCAGCGTCTTCGGCGGCGTGCTCACCGCGATGATGGCCGGCTACGCGCTGGCCCGCTTGCGCTTCCCCGGCCGGAAGATCTGGTTCTACCTGTTCGTCGGCAGCATGTTGCTCCCCGGCGTGGTCGGTCTGATCCCGCTGTTCCAGATGTACAAGAGCATCGGCTGGTACGACACGTGGTTGCCGTTGATCGTGCCGGCCTTCTTCGGCGGCAATCCGCTGTTCATCTTCCTGGCCCGGCAGTACTTCCTCGCCATTCCGTACTCGATCGACGAAGCGGCCAAGATCGACGGCGCCGGCCATTTCCGGATCTTCACCCAGGTGATGCTGCCGCTCACGAAACCGGCCTGGATCACGATGTCGATCCTCGCCTTCCAGGCCTCGTGGAACGACTACCTCAATCCGCTGGTCTACCTCTACTCGTCGGAGAAGTGGCCGCTCGCGGTCGGCATGGCGTCGTTCATCTCCCCGTTCGCCGGGCAGACGCCGGACTGGAGCTACTACATGGCCACCAACCTGCTCTACATGCTGCCGCCGCTGATCCTCTTCTTCGCCGCGCAGCGCTACTTCATCCAGGGCCTCGGCTCGCTCGGCAGCACCACCCAGAAGTGA